The Lycium barbarum isolate Lr01 chromosome 9, ASM1917538v2, whole genome shotgun sequence genome has a segment encoding these proteins:
- the LOC132611499 gene encoding amino acid transporter AVT6C-like isoform X2 yields MDPSMTGTSSDVPLLSPQNSPTGVNQWTVWRAVFNVSTTIIGAGIMSIPATLKVLGVIPAFLMIVLIALLVDITVNFMLRATYAGETTTYAGLMKEHFGKIGSLAVQICVMITTLGCLIMYLIIIGDVFSGKGDHLGVLQEWFGVQWWNSRYLTILFTVLFVVLPLVLYRRVESLWFSSAVAIILAVVFVGICSVMAFIAIAKGQIVRPRMVPELDSTSSFFNLFTAIPVIVTAFAFHFNVHPIGIELGKPGAMTIAVQISLVICSVIYFSIGIFGYLLFGDSIEADILVNFDKSSTGAIAISPILNDIVRLSYALHLMLVFPLLNFSLRANIDELIFPKKELLAADTKRFMCLTLILLAFSYIVAIAIPSVWYIYQFMGSTSNVCLAFIFPEMSMAYLQEKTRSSQWS; encoded by the exons ATGGATCCGTCCATGACAGGTACCAGCAGCGACGTCCCACTGCTTTCGCCACAAAATTCTCCGACTGGGGTGAACCAATGGACGGTATGGAGGGCGGTGTTCAACGTGTCAACCACTATAATTGGTGCAGGAATTATGTCAATCCCAGCAACACTGAAGGTCTTAGGTGTTATTCCTGCATTCTTGATGATTGTTCTGATTGCTTTATTAGTGGACATAACGGTAAATTTCATGTTGAGGGCCACGTATGCTGGTGAGACGACGACGTACGCTGGATTGATGAAAGAGCACTTTGGAAAGATTGGTTCTTTGGCAGTACAAATTTGTGTAATGATCACGACTCTTGGTTGCTTGATCATGTACCTCATTATTATTG GAGACGTCTTTTCTGGAAAAGGAGATCACCTTGGCGTTCTTCAAGAATGGTTTGGGGTTCAGTGGTGGAATTCTCGTTATCTAACGATCCTATTCACTGTGTTGTTCGTTGTGCTTCCTCTAGTCCTGTACCGGCGTGTAG AATCATTATGGTTCAGTTCAGCAGTAGCAATTATCCTAGCAGTTGTATTTGTTGGTATATGTTCTGTAATGGCGTTCATTGCAATCGCAAAAGGGCAAATAGTAAGGCCAAGAATGGTACCGGAGTTGGATAGTACCTCTTCGTTCTTTAATCTCTTCACCGCCATCCCAGTCATCGTAACAGCTTTTGCGTTTCACTTCAATG TTCACCCTATTGGAATTGAGCTCGGGAAACCGGGAGCTATGACCATTGCTGTCCAAATTTCACTAGTGATTTGTTCAGTCATCTATTTCTCAATTGGCATATTTGGGTACCTTCTCTTTGGAGATTCAATCGAAGCTGATATACTTGTAAATTTTGACAAGTCGTCCACTGGCGCTATAGCAATCAGCCCCATTCTAAATGATATCGTTCGTCTGAGCTATGCACTTCACCTAATGCTGGTATTCCCCCTCTTAAATTTCTCACTGAGAGCCAATATCGACGAACTCATATTCCCTAAGAAGGAATTACTGGCAGCTGATACCAAAAGATTCATGTGTCTTACGTTGATCTTGTTAGCCTTCTCATATATAGTAGCCATTGCTATACCATCCGTATGGTACATTTACCAGTTCATGGGATCAACTTCAAATGTTTGCCTTGCCTTCATATTCCCAG AGATGTCCATGGCTTATCTTCAAGAAAAGACAAGATCATCGCAGTGGTCATGA
- the LOC132611499 gene encoding amino acid transporter AVT6C-like isoform X1, with translation MDPSMTGTSSDVPLLSPQNSPTGVNQWTVWRAVFNVSTTIIGAGIMSIPATLKVLGVIPAFLMIVLIALLVDITVNFMLRATYAGETTTYAGLMKEHFGKIGSLAVQICVMITTLGCLIMYLIIIGDVFSGKGDHLGVLQEWFGVQWWNSRYLTILFTVLFVVLPLVLYRRVESLWFSSAVAIILAVVFVGICSVMAFIAIAKGQIVRPRMVPELDSTSSFFNLFTAIPVIVTAFAFHFNVHPIGIELGKPGAMTIAVQISLVICSVIYFSIGIFGYLLFGDSIEADILVNFDKSSTGAIAISPILNDIVRLSYALHLMLVFPLLNFSLRANIDELIFPKKELLAADTKRFMCLTLILLAFSYIVAIAIPSVWYIYQFMGSTSNVCLAFIFPGAIALRDVHGLSSRKDKIIAVVMIVLAVVTSVITIAVNIYKMTGNSF, from the exons ATGGATCCGTCCATGACAGGTACCAGCAGCGACGTCCCACTGCTTTCGCCACAAAATTCTCCGACTGGGGTGAACCAATGGACGGTATGGAGGGCGGTGTTCAACGTGTCAACCACTATAATTGGTGCAGGAATTATGTCAATCCCAGCAACACTGAAGGTCTTAGGTGTTATTCCTGCATTCTTGATGATTGTTCTGATTGCTTTATTAGTGGACATAACGGTAAATTTCATGTTGAGGGCCACGTATGCTGGTGAGACGACGACGTACGCTGGATTGATGAAAGAGCACTTTGGAAAGATTGGTTCTTTGGCAGTACAAATTTGTGTAATGATCACGACTCTTGGTTGCTTGATCATGTACCTCATTATTATTG GAGACGTCTTTTCTGGAAAAGGAGATCACCTTGGCGTTCTTCAAGAATGGTTTGGGGTTCAGTGGTGGAATTCTCGTTATCTAACGATCCTATTCACTGTGTTGTTCGTTGTGCTTCCTCTAGTCCTGTACCGGCGTGTAG AATCATTATGGTTCAGTTCAGCAGTAGCAATTATCCTAGCAGTTGTATTTGTTGGTATATGTTCTGTAATGGCGTTCATTGCAATCGCAAAAGGGCAAATAGTAAGGCCAAGAATGGTACCGGAGTTGGATAGTACCTCTTCGTTCTTTAATCTCTTCACCGCCATCCCAGTCATCGTAACAGCTTTTGCGTTTCACTTCAATG TTCACCCTATTGGAATTGAGCTCGGGAAACCGGGAGCTATGACCATTGCTGTCCAAATTTCACTAGTGATTTGTTCAGTCATCTATTTCTCAATTGGCATATTTGGGTACCTTCTCTTTGGAGATTCAATCGAAGCTGATATACTTGTAAATTTTGACAAGTCGTCCACTGGCGCTATAGCAATCAGCCCCATTCTAAATGATATCGTTCGTCTGAGCTATGCACTTCACCTAATGCTGGTATTCCCCCTCTTAAATTTCTCACTGAGAGCCAATATCGACGAACTCATATTCCCTAAGAAGGAATTACTGGCAGCTGATACCAAAAGATTCATGTGTCTTACGTTGATCTTGTTAGCCTTCTCATATATAGTAGCCATTGCTATACCATCCGTATGGTACATTTACCAGTTCATGGGATCAACTTCAAATGTTTGCCTTGCCTTCATATTCCCAGGTGCAATTGCTCTAAG AGATGTCCATGGCTTATCTTCAAGAAAAGACAAGATCATCGCAGTGGTCATGATTGTTCTAGCTGTTGTAACGAGCGTTATTACTATTGCTGTCAACATCTACAAGATGACTGGAAACAGTTTCTAA
- the LOC132611500 gene encoding protein LURP-one-related 14-like, whose protein sequence is MFKPEINFEVPLIPIVGDGFCFPYLVNLTVKKKVLGLSHIDIDVLGDTGNSLLQGDGKVWHLRKKKRIITDPAGLPLLTLREKTLSWRNTWKVYRGESSDRNDVLYTVKRSSTIQMNMQLDVFLASNVIGEICDFHVKGSFTNQSFKVYKRDTLIAEVKERFKLGSFFKGRENFELRVYPGVDYAFIVSILIIY, encoded by the exons ATGTTTAAACCAGAGATAAATTTTGAAGTTCCTCTGATTCCCATTGTTGGGGATGGCTTTTGCTTCCCTTACCTTGTGAACTTAACTGTGAAGAAGAAAGTCCTTGGACTCTCACATATAGACATAGATGTGTTGGGTGATACTGGGAATTCTCTTCTACAAGGTGATGGAAAAGTTTGGCATCTAAGGAAGAAAAAGAGAATCATTACTGATCCTGCTGGTTTACCCCTCCTTACTCTGCGCGAaaag ACACTTTCATGGCGTAATACGTGGAAAGTTTATCGTGGGGAGAGTTCAGACAGAAATGATGTGCTCTACACAGTTAAAAGATCAAGCACAATTCAAATGAATATGCAACTTGATGTGTTCTTGGCTAGCAATGTCATTGGAGAGATCTGTGATTTCCATGTAAAGGGATCTTTCACCAATCAGTCTTTCAAAGTTTACAAAAGGGACACTTTAATCGCTGAG GTGAAAGAGAGATTCAAACTTGGAAGCTTCTTCAAAGGAAGAGAAAATTTTGAATTAAGAGTTTATCCTGGTGTGGATTATGCATTTATCGTCTCAATATTGATAATATATTGA